A genomic region of Lachnoclostridium edouardi contains the following coding sequences:
- the mfd gene encoding transcription-repair coupling factor encodes MSSVFTNPLKELKEFEDMEQDLAKGSGPVQLSGCADSQKAHFISESSENLPWKLVVTYDDSRAREIYDDLRYFQPNTWLYPARDLLFYNADIHGNLMTKQRLQVLRHMAEDKSGIVVTTVDGLMDHLLPMDFIQSQAITVKAGQELNLEQWKDRLTAMGYERLPQVDGMGQFSIRGGILDLFPLTEEFPIRIELWDTEVDSIRTFDLESQRSIEQLDEATIYPASELVVTKEQLKQGADRIEKEKKSYSKSLRSQMKTEEAHRIETIIQEVADGIKEGFRVHGLDSFLQYFCDSTVSFLDCFPGDKTGIFLDEPMRLREKGQAVETEFRESMAHRLEKGYLLPGQTNLLYSLEEILAKAQQGHTVYLTSLEQKLSGMTVKKKYHIDARSLTSYQSGFDMLIKDLRRWKKEKYRVILLTGSRTRASRLAGDLREYELSAFCPDNEDHPVNPGEILVTFGNLHRGFEYPLLKFVVITEGDMFGGEKKKKKRKKTSYEGKKIQSFAELSIGDYVVHEDHGLGIYRGIEKIEQDKVVKDYIKIEYGDGGNLYLPATRMEGIQKYAGADAKAPKLNKLGGEQWNKTKTKVKGAVKEIARDLVELYAVRQQTEGYQCGPDTVWQREFEEMFPYEETDDQIDAIDATKADMESRKIMDRLICGDVGYGKTEIALRAAFKAVQESRQVVYLVPTTILAQQHYNTFVQRMKDFPVRVDLMSRFKTPGEQKKTIEDLKKGLVDIVIGTHRVLSKDMQFKNLGLLIIDEEQRFGVAHKEKIKKLKENVDVLTLTATPIPRTLHMSLIGIRDMSVLEEPPVDRVPIQTYVMEYNDEMIREAIQREMARQGQVYYVYNRVNNIEEVAAHVASLVPDATVVFAHGQMREHQLEKIMLGFVSGGIDVLVSTTIIETGLDISNANTMIIHDADQLGLSQLYQLRGRVGRSNRTSYAFLMYKRDKMLKEEAEKRLQAIREFTELGSGIKIAMRDLEIRGAGNILGAEQHGHMEAVGYDLYCKLLNQAVQALKGQKPEEEEYETVVDCDIDAYIPSFYIKNEYQKLDIYKRISAIEDEEEYMDMQDELMDRFGDIPKPVENLLRVAALKGLAHRAYVTEVFINRQEARLTMFAKAKLNAEKIPELIAGYRGDLKFQSGDSPVFLYTDQRNKNKDCSSMMEKTKELLDKLWELTEK; translated from the coding sequence ATGAGCAGTGTATTTACAAACCCATTAAAGGAATTAAAAGAATTTGAGGACATGGAACAGGATCTGGCAAAAGGCTCAGGTCCTGTTCAGTTAAGCGGCTGTGCAGATTCTCAAAAGGCCCATTTTATCAGCGAGTCTTCAGAAAATCTGCCGTGGAAGCTGGTAGTAACATATGATGATTCCAGAGCCAGGGAGATTTATGATGATCTGCGGTATTTTCAGCCTAATACCTGGCTGTATCCGGCCAGGGACCTGCTGTTTTACAATGCAGATATTCATGGAAACCTGATGACAAAGCAGCGGCTTCAGGTGCTGCGGCACATGGCTGAGGATAAAAGCGGAATTGTGGTCACGACTGTGGACGGCTTGATGGACCATCTGCTTCCCATGGATTTTATTCAGTCTCAGGCTATTACTGTAAAAGCAGGGCAGGAGCTGAATCTGGAGCAGTGGAAAGACAGGCTGACTGCCATGGGATATGAACGTCTTCCGCAAGTGGACGGCATGGGACAGTTTTCTATCAGAGGCGGAATTTTAGATCTGTTTCCCCTTACAGAAGAATTTCCTATTAGAATAGAGCTGTGGGACACAGAGGTGGATTCTATAAGAACCTTTGATTTAGAAAGCCAAAGGTCTATAGAGCAGCTGGATGAGGCGACTATATATCCTGCATCAGAGCTGGTAGTGACAAAGGAGCAGTTAAAGCAGGGGGCGGACAGAATTGAAAAAGAGAAAAAGTCTTACAGTAAAAGCCTGAGAAGCCAAATGAAAACAGAGGAAGCCCACAGAATAGAGACTATTATTCAGGAAGTGGCGGACGGCATAAAAGAAGGCTTTCGGGTTCACGGGCTGGACAGCTTTCTCCAGTATTTCTGCGATAGCACAGTATCCTTTTTAGACTGTTTTCCGGGAGATAAAACGGGAATATTTTTAGATGAGCCTATGAGGCTTAGAGAAAAAGGGCAGGCTGTGGAGACAGAATTCAGGGAGAGTATGGCTCACAGACTGGAAAAAGGGTATTTACTTCCAGGCCAGACGAACCTTTTATATTCTTTAGAGGAAATCCTGGCAAAGGCCCAGCAGGGCCATACAGTGTATCTTACATCCCTGGAGCAAAAGCTTTCCGGAATGACAGTAAAGAAAAAATATCATATTGACGCCAGAAGTCTTACCTCCTACCAATCTGGCTTTGACATGCTGATTAAGGATTTAAGACGGTGGAAAAAAGAAAAATACAGAGTGATTCTTTTAACTGGTTCCAGAACAAGGGCCAGCCGTCTGGCAGGAGATTTAAGAGAATATGAATTAAGCGCGTTCTGCCCTGACAATGAAGATCATCCGGTAAATCCGGGGGAGATTTTAGTTACTTTTGGAAATCTCCACCGGGGCTTTGAATATCCTCTTTTAAAATTTGTAGTAATAACAGAAGGGGATATGTTCGGCGGGGAGAAGAAGAAAAAGAAGCGGAAGAAAACGTCCTATGAAGGGAAAAAAATTCAAAGCTTTGCCGAGCTGTCCATAGGAGATTATGTGGTCCATGAAGATCATGGTTTAGGCATCTACCGGGGAATTGAAAAAATCGAGCAGGATAAGGTAGTTAAGGATTACATTAAAATTGAATATGGGGACGGAGGAAATTTATATCTGCCGGCAACCAGGATGGAAGGCATTCAGAAGTATGCAGGAGCCGACGCCAAGGCGCCGAAGCTGAATAAGCTGGGCGGGGAGCAGTGGAATAAAACAAAGACAAAGGTAAAAGGGGCTGTAAAGGAAATTGCCAGAGATCTGGTGGAGCTTTATGCGGTCAGGCAGCAGACTGAGGGATATCAATGCGGCCCTGATACAGTATGGCAGAGGGAGTTTGAGGAAATGTTTCCCTATGAGGAGACAGATGATCAGATAGATGCCATTGACGCCACAAAAGCAGACATGGAAAGCCGTAAAATAATGGACCGTCTGATCTGTGGTGACGTAGGCTACGGAAAAACAGAGATCGCCTTGCGAGCCGCCTTTAAGGCAGTGCAGGAAAGCCGTCAGGTAGTGTATTTAGTGCCCACTACCATTTTGGCTCAGCAGCATTATAATACATTTGTCCAGAGAATGAAGGACTTCCCTGTAAGAGTAGATTTAATGTCCCGGTTTAAAACGCCGGGAGAACAGAAGAAAACCATAGAGGATTTAAAAAAGGGCCTGGTGGATATTGTAATAGGAACTCACAGAGTGCTTTCTAAGGATATGCAGTTTAAAAATCTGGGGCTTCTGATTATTGACGAGGAGCAGAGATTTGGAGTAGCTCACAAGGAAAAAATAAAGAAGCTGAAGGAAAATGTAGATGTTTTGACTTTAACTGCAACTCCTATTCCCAGAACTCTTCATATGAGTTTAATCGGCATCAGGGATATGAGCGTGTTGGAGGAGCCTCCTGTAGACAGAGTTCCTATTCAAACCTACGTCATGGAGTACAATGACGAGATGATTCGGGAGGCCATTCAAAGGGAAATGGCAAGACAGGGGCAGGTGTACTATGTATACAACAGAGTAAATAATATTGAGGAGGTAGCCGCCCATGTGGCCAGCCTGGTACCGGATGCCACAGTTGTATTTGCCCATGGACAGATGAGGGAGCATCAGCTGGAAAAAATAATGCTGGGCTTTGTAAGCGGGGGAATTGACGTGCTGGTTTCCACCACTATTATTGAAACAGGACTGGACATTTCCAACGCCAACACTATGATTATTCACGATGCAGACCAGCTGGGACTTTCGCAGCTGTATCAGCTGAGAGGAAGAGTGGGACGATCTAACAGAACCTCCTACGCCTTCCTGATGTATAAAAGAGATAAAATGTTAAAGGAAGAGGCGGAGAAGAGGCTTCAGGCTATCAGAGAATTTACAGAATTAGGCTCTGGAATTAAAATCGCCATGAGAGACTTAGAGATCAGGGGCGCAGGCAATATTCTGGGAGCAGAGCAGCACGGTCACATGGAGGCAGTAGGATATGATCTGTACTGTAAGCTGTTAAACCAGGCAGTCCAGGCTTTAAAAGGGCAAAAGCCGGAGGAGGAAGAGTATGAGACAGTGGTAGACTGCGACATAGACGCATATATTCCCTCCTTTTATATTAAAAATGAGTATCAAAAGCTGGATATTTATAAACGAATTTCTGCCATTGAGGATGAAGAAGAGTATATGGATATGCAGGATGAGCTGATGGACCGTTTTGGAGATATTCCAAAACCGGTGGAGAACCTTCTGCGGGTGGCGGCTTTAAAAGGTCTGGCTCACAGAGCTTATGTTACAGAGGTATTTATTAACCGCCAGGAGGCCAGGCTGACTATGTTTGCCAAGGCTAAACTAAATGCAGAAAAGATCCCGGAGCTGATTGCAGGGTACAGGGGAGACTTAAAATTTCAAAGCGGCGACAGTCCTGTATTTTTATATACAGATCAGCGGAATAAAAATAAAGACTGCAGCTCCATGATGGAAAAAACAAAAGAATTGTTAGATAAGCTGTGGGAATTAACAGAAAAATAA
- a CDS encoding sugar phosphate isomerase/epimerase family protein, with amino-acid sequence MRKLTVHPNIKTGLGLAGNTYKQVIQKGEITLGELIAWAAGRGFSWFELRDAGVTMEREELLRLKALADTLGLRIHYSWDNEDVFKEDEKFYKGMEQAALFGRGTCCRVLVASKAAAGKKGYSKEEFNRLVPVINQYVKKAGELGINLCFENSMEPLFGDGASYFGMDELMEACKGMCATLDAANATNETTMVNPEEEDIISYYNKYKDRIFYYHLKVTRDHKLLDTVETEGDFHVKKLFKEFSKNPEMKICLEIPQKKTLADLNRTVERSIQVLEGE; translated from the coding sequence ATGAGAAAATTGACAGTACATCCAAATATTAAAACAGGTTTAGGTTTGGCGGGAAATACATATAAGCAGGTGATTCAAAAGGGAGAAATCACTTTAGGAGAGCTGATCGCTTGGGCGGCGGGAAGAGGATTTTCCTGGTTTGAGCTAAGAGACGCTGGCGTGACTATGGAAAGGGAAGAGCTTTTAAGGCTGAAAGCTTTGGCGGATACTTTAGGCTTACGCATTCACTATTCCTGGGATAATGAGGATGTTTTTAAAGAGGATGAAAAATTTTACAAGGGTATGGAACAAGCCGCTTTATTTGGCAGGGGAACTTGCTGCCGGGTACTGGTGGCCTCAAAAGCGGCTGCAGGAAAAAAAGGATATTCTAAAGAGGAATTTAATCGGCTAGTACCTGTAATTAATCAGTATGTAAAGAAAGCCGGGGAGTTGGGGATTAATCTTTGCTTTGAAAATTCTATGGAGCCTTTATTTGGAGACGGAGCAAGCTATTTTGGAATGGATGAATTGATGGAAGCCTGTAAGGGAATGTGCGCCACTTTGGATGCAGCTAATGCTACAAACGAAACTACTATGGTGAATCCTGAGGAGGAAGACATTATTTCTTATTATAATAAATATAAGGACAGAATATTTTACTATCATCTGAAGGTTACCAGGGACCACAAGCTTTTAGATACTGTTGAAACAGAAGGAGATTTTCATGTAAAAAAGCTTTTTAAAGAGTTCTCTAAGAACCCGGAAATGAAAATCTGCCTGGAAATTCCCCAGAAAAAAACTTTGGCAGATTTAAACAGAACAGTGGAGAGAAGTATTCAGGTGCTGGAAGGAGAATAA
- a CDS encoding tripartite tricarboxylate transporter permease codes for MVTEAIIAIMDPSVMLFMLIGVIVGALIGALPGLSVVMAISILTPITFGLKPAQGLAMLIGVYNSGVWAGGISAILVNTPGTPASIMTSLDGYAMTKRGEAGLALGINVIYSAIGGLISSVILMIAAFPIAKFALKFGPAEYFALSLFGLSMIIGVSEKSILKGVMMGCFGFLIATVGLDSMYAYPRYTFGMVDLLQGISYVPVMIGLFGFAEVLGQVYENKKDERDQEKKKIGRIIPTWKMVKDFFPLTTISALVSVIVGAIPGAGGDIASIICWDQCKKVSKDKENYGKGSAEGLAVTCTANNGIIGGAMTTMLTLGIPGDAVTAVLIGSLMMYGMQPGPMLFVESKDFVYKLMVMMVIANIMFLVFGLMTSKASAALLKLKEQYVWVAIILLSIVGSYAVNNSIFDVVVMFICGIIGFFLKKYDFPLPPLILGLILGPMAESNLRRSLALSAGSYQIFIASPISIVLLACTVLALAGPVIMKKMKTKKEAEV; via the coding sequence ATGGTTACAGAAGCGATTATAGCAATTATGGACCCGTCTGTAATGCTGTTTATGCTGATAGGAGTGATCGTAGGGGCTTTGATCGGCGCTTTGCCAGGACTTTCTGTAGTAATGGCCATTTCTATTCTGACGCCTATTACTTTTGGGCTGAAGCCGGCTCAGGGGCTGGCAATGCTTATTGGAGTTTACAACTCAGGAGTGTGGGCGGGAGGGATCTCAGCTATTTTAGTAAATACGCCGGGTACGCCTGCTTCTATTATGACTAGCCTGGACGGATATGCAATGACAAAAAGAGGGGAAGCAGGACTGGCCTTGGGAATCAATGTAATTTATTCTGCAATAGGAGGACTGATCAGCTCTGTTATTTTAATGATAGCAGCATTTCCCATTGCTAAATTTGCTTTGAAATTTGGCCCTGCAGAATATTTTGCCCTTTCCCTTTTTGGGCTCTCCATGATTATAGGCGTTTCAGAAAAGTCTATATTAAAGGGAGTGATGATGGGCTGCTTTGGATTTTTAATTGCTACAGTAGGCTTGGACTCTATGTATGCTTATCCAAGATATACATTTGGAATGGTGGACCTTCTTCAGGGAATTTCCTATGTGCCTGTTATGATTGGTTTGTTTGGCTTTGCGGAAGTGTTAGGTCAGGTATATGAAAATAAAAAGGATGAAAGAGATCAGGAAAAGAAAAAAATAGGCCGAATTATTCCTACCTGGAAAATGGTAAAGGATTTCTTCCCGTTAACTACAATCAGCGCCTTAGTTTCAGTAATTGTGGGAGCCATTCCGGGAGCCGGCGGCGATATTGCCTCTATTATCTGCTGGGATCAGTGTAAAAAAGTGTCAAAGGATAAAGAAAATTACGGAAAAGGCTCTGCGGAGGGGCTGGCCGTTACATGTACGGCCAACAACGGAATTATCGGCGGCGCAATGACTACTATGCTGACTTTGGGAATACCGGGGGACGCTGTAACAGCAGTGCTGATTGGTTCATTAATGATGTATGGTATGCAGCCGGGGCCTATGCTTTTTGTGGAAAGTAAGGATTTTGTATACAAGCTTATGGTTATGATGGTAATTGCAAATATTATGTTTTTAGTTTTTGGCCTGATGACGTCTAAAGCTTCCGCAGCTTTATTAAAGCTGAAGGAGCAGTATGTGTGGGTAGCCATTATACTGTTATCTATTGTAGGTTCTTATGCGGTGAATAACTCTATTTTTGATGTTGTTGTAATGTTTATCTGCGGTATTATAGGATTTTTCCTGAAAAAATATGATTTTCCTCTGCCGCCTTTAATTTTAGGATTGATTTTAGGTCCTATGGCTGAATCTAATTTAAGAAGATCCTTAGCCTTATCTGCAGGCTCTTACCAAATCTTTATAGCCAGTCCTATTTCTATTGTACTTTTGGCTTGCACTGTATTAGCCCTGGCAGGACCTGTAATTATGAAAAAAATGAAAACAAAAAAAGAGGCTGAAGTATAG
- a CDS encoding tripartite tricarboxylate transporter substrate binding protein: protein MKKTWKKLLVLGLGALMLTACSSLGDSGKKSDFPNTQLNMIVQASPGGLSDQVSKETGDLMGKVLGQTVICQYKPGGSGAVGMSYVQASKPDGYTIGHTPLELVMLKSLGYADLQPDDLTLLGRAYTTVGALAVKPGDERFSTVEEFIEYAKAHPGELTVGNAGTGSIWHLGAIGLEKAAGVTFNHVPFDGASKSIAALMGGHVDAVVSAPIELMSGAKGNEIQILATMGEERSQAFPDAPTLKESGIDYELLHWGGFAGPKDLPEDVKAALQNALKEAVESDEYAEFMKERGMEPAFLQGEEYDQFIKEQTEFFDQLIEEAGLKK, encoded by the coding sequence ATGAAAAAAACTTGGAAAAAATTATTGGTTCTGGGACTTGGCGCGTTGATGCTTACAGCCTGCAGCAGCTTGGGAGACAGCGGAAAAAAATCTGATTTCCCCAATACACAGCTGAATATGATTGTACAGGCCAGCCCGGGAGGGTTGTCAGATCAGGTTTCTAAAGAAACAGGGGACCTTATGGGAAAGGTTTTAGGCCAGACGGTAATTTGTCAGTACAAGCCAGGGGGCAGCGGAGCAGTAGGAATGTCTTATGTACAGGCCAGCAAGCCGGACGGATATACTATCGGTCATACGCCTTTAGAGCTGGTAATGTTAAAATCTTTAGGATACGCAGATCTGCAGCCGGATGATTTAACATTACTTGGTCGGGCGTACACAACAGTGGGAGCATTAGCTGTAAAACCGGGAGATGAAAGATTTTCTACAGTTGAAGAATTTATAGAATATGCCAAAGCTCATCCAGGTGAGCTGACAGTGGGAAATGCAGGTACAGGATCTATTTGGCACTTAGGAGCTATTGGCCTGGAAAAAGCAGCCGGAGTAACATTTAACCATGTGCCTTTTGATGGAGCCAGCAAAAGTATTGCAGCTTTAATGGGAGGACATGTAGACGCAGTTGTCAGCGCTCCTATTGAGCTGATGTCAGGGGCCAAGGGAAATGAAATACAGATCCTGGCCACCATGGGGGAGGAACGCTCACAGGCATTTCCGGATGCTCCTACCTTAAAAGAAAGCGGAATTGACTATGAGCTTCTGCACTGGGGCGGCTTCGCAGGACCTAAGGACTTGCCTGAGGATGTGAAAGCAGCTCTGCAAAATGCTTTAAAAGAAGCTGTAGAGTCTGATGAATACGCAGAATTTATGAAAGAAAGAGGAATGGAGCCTGCATTTCTTCAGGGAGAGGAATACGACCAATTTATTAAAGAGCAGACAGAGTTCTTTGATCAGCTGATTGAAGAGGCCGGATTAAAGAAATAG
- a CDS encoding tripartite tricarboxylate transporter TctB family protein, with product MVGEIVISLAAVIICAAAFINAFSFPGGTSDGVPGAGVFPQALCAIIILINLILIFRAVRDKKKTEPETEEQKIGFRRLALIALCTAGFIVLWGSLHFVIICSVYLILVGLILKQNMKTFAPGAVVSSILVFYIFQEFLNVMLNN from the coding sequence GTGGTTGGTGAAATCGTAATTTCTTTAGCGGCAGTGATCATCTGTGCGGCGGCATTTATAAATGCATTTTCCTTCCCCGGAGGCACGTCTGACGGCGTGCCGGGGGCAGGAGTATTTCCCCAGGCATTGTGCGCCATTATTATTTTAATTAATCTGATTCTTATATTCCGCGCTGTAAGAGATAAGAAGAAGACAGAACCGGAAACAGAGGAGCAGAAAATAGGCTTTAGACGGCTGGCGCTGATTGCTTTATGTACAGCGGGATTTATTGTGCTTTGGGGGAGCCTGCATTTTGTAATTATCTGCAGCGTTTACCTGATTTTAGTTGGACTGATTTTGAAGCAGAATATGAAAACCTTTGCGCCTGGAGCTGTTGTCAGCTCAATTCTGGTATTTTACATATTCCAGGAATTTTTAAATGTTATGCTGAATAATTAA
- the pth gene encoding aminoacyl-tRNA hydrolase, producing MYLIAGLGNPTKKYEGTRHNVGFQVIDKLADKLGISVNEKKFKGVCARGMAGGEKVLLLKPETFMNLSGESIRAAVDFYRIEPEHMIIIYDDIDLAPGHLRVRVKGSAGGHNGMKNIIAHMGTQEFPRVRVGIGAKPDRMDLADYVLGHFPQVEKPVMEDAFEAAAQAALTIIEEGPDVAMNRFNRQKG from the coding sequence ATGTATCTGATTGCAGGATTGGGAAACCCTACGAAGAAATATGAAGGCACCAGACATAACGTGGGCTTTCAGGTGATTGATAAGCTGGCGGACAAGCTGGGCATTTCTGTAAATGAGAAAAAATTTAAGGGAGTATGCGCAAGAGGAATGGCAGGGGGAGAAAAGGTTCTTTTGTTAAAGCCTGAAACCTTTATGAATTTAAGCGGAGAAAGTATTCGTGCTGCTGTGGATTTCTACAGGATAGAACCAGAGCATATGATTATAATATATGATGATATTGATTTAGCTCCGGGACATTTAAGGGTTCGGGTAAAGGGCAGCGCCGGAGGCCATAACGGCATGAAAAATATTATTGCTCACATGGGTACTCAGGAATTTCCCAGAGTGCGGGTAGGCATTGGAGCTAAGCCGGACAGAATGGATTTGGCGGACTATGTGCTGGGACATTTTCCCCAGGTGGAAAAGCCTGTAATGGAGGACGCCTTTGAGGCTGCCGCCCAGGCTGCGCTGACAATTATAGAAGAGGGGCCGGACGTGGCTATGAACCGATTTAACCGGCAGAAAGGCTGA
- a CDS encoding sugar kinase, giving the protein MLKIKNPGGKIISIGELLVEFIPVEPTLRLNEEGSILKTASGSSGIFACANAKICDRAAFIGKIGPDPLSDFVYQIMDREGVDISRVVKDKEGQIGLAFLENLEEGRNFEYYRSNSIGSKFGPDDIDEEYIKKASAIHYSGMLLELSETMRAACEKCVRIAKEAGVMISFDPNIRKEVMKSEDARQRLYKGIESADVIAPTLEEAAFITGLSDPLEILHQLHQKGPKIIALTRDKDGAILSDGKKVVYVGGIHVKAIDPTGAGDTFASMLVYGIQEGWDLEKIALYCNCAGGLVVTRQGSIGRALPNLHEVEQMIEKSQPEIKVEMR; this is encoded by the coding sequence ATGTTGAAAATAAAGAATCCGGGAGGAAAGATTATTTCCATAGGGGAACTGCTGGTAGAGTTTATTCCAGTGGAACCAACACTTAGATTAAATGAAGAAGGCAGCATTTTAAAAACTGCCAGCGGCTCCTCAGGTATTTTTGCATGCGCCAATGCAAAAATCTGCGACAGAGCCGCTTTTATAGGAAAAATAGGCCCCGACCCGTTAAGCGACTTTGTATATCAGATTATGGACAGAGAAGGGGTGGATATTTCCAGAGTAGTAAAAGATAAAGAAGGGCAAATAGGCCTGGCTTTTTTAGAAAACCTGGAAGAGGGCCGGAACTTTGAGTATTACAGAAGTAATTCCATAGGAAGTAAATTTGGCCCTGATGATATAGACGAAGAATATATAAAAAAGGCCAGCGCTATTCATTACTCCGGTATGCTTTTAGAATTGAGTGAAACTATGAGAGCTGCCTGCGAGAAGTGTGTAAGAATTGCAAAAGAAGCAGGCGTTATGATCTCTTTTGATCCTAATATTAGAAAAGAGGTTATGAAAAGTGAGGATGCCAGACAGCGGCTGTATAAAGGTATTGAAAGTGCTGATGTAATTGCCCCTACATTAGAGGAGGCTGCTTTTATTACAGGGCTTTCAGATCCTTTAGAAATTCTTCATCAGCTTCACCAAAAAGGCCCTAAAATCATTGCGCTTACCAGAGACAAAGATGGGGCGATTCTCAGCGACGGAAAAAAGGTGGTGTATGTAGGCGGTATACACGTAAAAGCTATTGATCCTACAGGCGCCGGAGACACATTTGCCTCTATGCTGGTTTACGGCATTCAGGAAGGCTGGGATTTAGAGAAAATTGCTTTGTACTGCAACTGTGCAGGCGGTTTGGTAGTCACAAGACAGGGCTCTATTGGCCGGGCGCTTCCAAACCTGCATGAGGTAGAACAAATGATAGAAAAATCTCAGCCTGAAATTAAAGTGGAGATGAGATAA
- a CDS encoding HpcH/HpaI aldolase family protein, protein MKAGELKKRLKNGEKALGTMVTVFQNPDIVKILKVCGFDFFVLDCEHGCFEYGEAARIIGMARGIGLPVIVRIAEIRRELVLKFMEMGADGLLLPDTREKEEAKLLVKYSKYAPLGDRGVSLSRPHTDFKKVQGRQYMDEANENTILMCQIESPEGVEHIQEIIGVDGIDAAFVGPNDLSQNYGVLGEYGNPVMKQAYDKILKAAQTSGKIAGIHFGKKEPLLPCIQAGYQMNMCGNDVSFLMDGAKKVLESIKGI, encoded by the coding sequence ATGAAGGCTGGAGAATTGAAAAAGAGGTTGAAGAACGGGGAAAAGGCTTTGGGAACTATGGTCACTGTTTTTCAAAATCCTGATATTGTAAAAATCTTGAAGGTATGCGGCTTTGATTTCTTTGTGCTGGACTGTGAGCACGGCTGCTTTGAATATGGAGAGGCGGCCAGAATCATTGGAATGGCAAGAGGAATAGGGCTTCCGGTAATAGTGAGAATAGCAGAAATCAGAAGAGAGCTGGTATTAAAATTTATGGAAATGGGAGCCGACGGTCTGCTGCTTCCAGATACCAGAGAAAAAGAGGAGGCTAAGCTTTTAGTAAAATATTCAAAATATGCTCCTCTAGGGGACAGAGGTGTTTCTTTATCCAGACCTCACACGGACTTTAAAAAGGTTCAGGGAAGACAATATATGGATGAAGCAAATGAAAATACTATTTTAATGTGCCAGATTGAGTCGCCTGAAGGGGTGGAGCATATTCAGGAAATTATTGGCGTTGATGGGATTGACGCTGCATTTGTAGGCCCCAATGATCTTTCTCAAAATTATGGAGTATTAGGAGAATATGGAAATCCTGTAATGAAGCAGGCGTATGATAAAATTTTAAAGGCCGCGCAGACATCAGGGAAAATTGCCGGGATTCACTTTGGAAAAAAAGAACCTTTGCTTCCCTGTATTCAGGCGGGCTACCAAATGAATATGTGCGGAAATGATGTAAGCTTCCTGATGGACGGGGCAAAAAAGGTTTTGGAAAGTATAAAGGGAATTTAA